DNA from Chloroflexota bacterium:
AGACTTCGTTTCTCGAGTGACCCAACGCCCGCTGGCCGTGGCGGCCAAGGGAATATCCTTCTCCATATGGCATTTCAAGCAGTAGTGGTGGTAATAACAAATTCCATCTATCCTGATAGAGGTGATCTCCCAGTAGTGCGGAGGGCAAAGGTCCGTTGGATTTCTCTCGGGCATAATGCATCTCCTTCCCTTATGTTCTCAGCCATTTTGGTGGTCCCTAACCGCATTTATTTAAGGATAACACAAATCGACTGAGGAATCAAGTTGACAAACTGCCCAAAGGGAGTATCATTATTATGTAGGGGTGGCTTTTTGAAGCGGTGAATAAGCATCGCTACAGAGTTATCCCTTAGGTATCCTGGAGGCTGTCCCTATGTTGACCATAGGCATACCCCGGGCCTTGCACTACTTTCGTTACTACCCATTGGCCCATTCTTTTTGTCAGACGCTCGGCGTCAACGTTGTCGTCTCTCCTCCAACGACACGGGAGATGTTATCTACTGGAATGTCTTGTGTCGTCGCTGAGACATGCCTGCCGATCAAGGCCTTCTGCGGACACGTCATCTGGCTGCAGGATAAGGTCGACTACGTCTTTGTCCCCAGCCTGCGCTGTATCGAAGCCCCCCTCTATAACTGCGTCAAGCTCTTCGCCCTGCCAGATATGGTCCGAGGGGCAATTAAAAAGGCCCCCGTGTTAGATATGGGCTATGATATGAGCCAGGGCACTCAGGCTATATATAAGGGGATTTTCGCCCTGGGACAGCAATTGGGCTTCAGGAGAAAACAAATCCTGGCCGCTTGTGAGTCCGCTCTCCGCACTCATACCATCTACCTGAGGCTGCTCCGCCAGGGGATCTCACTTCCTCAAGCGATAGAAGCAGCCTGTGGGCAACAGTTATCCACCTCCGCTGAGGCGGAGAGAAAAGTAGGGCAGCAGACCTCACCGCCCAGGAGCGCAACAGTTGGCATCGTGGGCCATCCTTATATCACTTATGACGATTACCTCAACAACAACCTCATCCCCAGGTTAACTAAGCTGGGGGTTCACCTGATGACCGCTGATACATTGGGGCGTGATGACCTGGATATGGGGGTGAGACAGGTCATCGGTGAACCTTACTGGATGTATGAGCGAGAGATAACCGGGGCTGCTGGCTACTTCTTGCGCAGCCATAAGGTTGATGGCGTCATCACGGTTAGCGCCTTCGGCTGCGGTCCTGATTCCATGATGATCGATGCCGTTCAACACTCGGCCAAGCGGGAGAGGCACAACCCCTTGCTCTCGCTCACTATCGATGAGCACACGGCCGAAACCGGGTTAGTGACGAGATTGGAAGCATTCGTCGATATGGTGGAGAAGAGGCGCACCGATCCATGCGGCGAATTCTCCTCGCCATCCTTCTACACTCCCGGCCACACCATACTCACCCACCCGGTCAAATTGACCTTCCCTCATATGGGAACGACGCGCGTTGCCTTGAAGGTCCTTTTCGATAAGATCGGTGTGGAGACCATCGTCCCACCACCCTGTAGTAAACGCACCCTGGACCTGGCCGTCAAATACTCACCGGAGGGTGCTTGCCTGCCCTATAAGCTGAATCTGGGCAACTATATTGAGGGTCTGGAGCTGGGGGCGAATACCCTTATCCAGCTGAGCGGGCCGAATAACTGCCGCTATGGCTACTATCACAAGCTCCAGGAGCAGGTCCTGCGCGATCTAGGTTACCAGTTTCAGATGGCCCTACCAGAAATAAGCGGCCGAAC
Protein-coding regions in this window:
- a CDS encoding acyl-CoA dehydratase activase-related protein, producing MLTIGIPRALHYFRYYPLAHSFCQTLGVNVVVSPPTTREMLSTGMSCVVAETCLPIKAFCGHVIWLQDKVDYVFVPSLRCIEAPLYNCVKLFALPDMVRGAIKKAPVLDMGYDMSQGTQAIYKGIFALGQQLGFRRKQILAACESALRTHTIYLRLLRQGISLPQAIEAACGQQLSTSAEAERKVGQQTSPPRSATVGIVGHPYITYDDYLNNNLIPRLTKLGVHLMTADTLGRDDLDMGVRQVIGEPYWMYEREITGAAGYFLRSHKVDGVITVSAFGCGPDSMMIDAVQHSAKRERHNPLLSLTIDEHTAETGLVTRLEAFVDMVEKRRTDPCGEFSSPSFYTPGHTILTHPVKLTFPHMGTTRVALKVLFDKIGVETIVPPPCSKRTLDLAVKYSPEGACLPYKLNLGNYIEGLELGANTLIQLSGPNNCRYGYYHKLQEQVLRDLGYQFQMALPEISGRTIKGVIDVLQEMSGASFRQCLSAILLGLEVIHDVDEIERQVQYVRARELKKGTANKIWQQILNEMEKVRTRSALKSLKKRFQADLAAVPMDRNRRPLKVCIVGEIYVVHEPYVNQDIEVELGKMGVEVNRAEQVSEWLTLSPELILEALGFGHKARIRKAEKPYLKYWSGETVGQAVLAEEDGYDGVIQLAPFTCMPEIVAQNIMPKLKERVNIPILTLVLDEQTGRAGLLTRLEAFVDSLQRRPKPTRGTQRWSLVS